In one Alnus glutinosa chromosome 14, dhAlnGlut1.1, whole genome shotgun sequence genomic region, the following are encoded:
- the LOC133856711 gene encoding uncharacterized protein LOC133856711: protein MQSFEDVEVVDNDSEMGRSDILLSPPISDDDSGGISSNLGSEFHAMDLVNPSLKLKMKFSSLQLFREVVKQYNAQRGKDIQFVKNERARCVAVCRDPSCDYRVYCRQMSDEQSFEVRSLRPKQYCTRVYKSSIVNSRWISDKLFDKFKIQPDMPLEVIQDEVKRKWNVEVTRSQIYRGRRRAGKQIFGNLGEQYDRLWDYCETLRQTNKGSCAMMKVERPTPDSEPMLQRLYMSLPAMKQGFLEGCRPVIGLDGCFLKGPYKGTLLAAVGRNANNNMYPIAIAVVEAEIKESWTWFMECLVSDLGSHARHVRPASISNRQKGLIPSFDAVIPTADHRICVRHLYANFRDKGFRGVALKELLWAAASSYTDIEFRHHMEEIKKLNLAAFEYLDKIDPSGWSRSWFSDYPKCDLLVNMSECFNSYILKARDKLILTMLEMIRKQLQRRYQVKRDGIKTLKGKLCPRIVNKLEAIGEEATNCLSHYAGDDLFEVE, encoded by the exons ATGCAGTcatttgaagatgttgaggtgGTTGACAATGATTCTGAAATGGGTAGAAGTGACATCCTGTTGTCACCACCTATTAGTGATGATGATTCTGGTGGGATTTCATCTAATCTTGGTTCGGAGTTCCATGCGATGGACCTTGTCAATCCAAGCCTAAAGCTGAAGATGAAATTTTCTAGTTTACAGCTGTTCAGAGAAGTTGTTAAGCAGTACAATGCACAAAGGGGCAAAGACATAcagtttgtaaaaaatgaaagagccaGATGTGTTGCAGTTTGTAGAGATCCCTCTTGTGACTACAGAGTCTATTGTAGACAGATGAGTGATGAGCAGTCTTTTGAAGTAAGGTCCTTAAGACCTAAACAGTATTGTACTCGTGTATACAAGAGCTCAATTGTAAATTCTAGGTGGATATCAGATAAGTTGTTTGACAAGTTTAAGATTCAACCAGACATGCCACTTGAGGTGATACAAGATGAAGTGAAGAGAAAATGGAACGTAGAAGTGACCAGGAGCCAAATATATAGGGGTCGAAGAAGGGCAGGAAAGCAGATTTTTGGTAATCTGGGTGAACAGTACGACAGGTTGTGGGATTACTGTGAAACGTTGAGGCAAACAAACAAGGGCAGCTGTGCTATGATGAAGGTTGAGAGACCTACCCCTGACTCAGAACCTATGCTCCAAAGACTTTATATGTCCCTTCCAGCCATGAAGCAAGGATTCCTGGAGGGTTGTAGGCCTGTTATCGGCCTGGATGGGTGCTTTCTAAAAGGTCCCTACAAGGGAACACTACTAGCTGCAGTTGGCAGAAATGCCAACAACAACATGTACCCTATTGCAATTGCAGTTGTGGAAGCTGAGATAAAAGAGAGCTGGACTTGGTTCATGGAGTGCCTAGTTTCAGACCTTGGGTCCCATGCGAGGCACGTTAGGCCTGCTTCCATTTCTAATCGGCAGAAG GGTCTTATTCCAAGCTTTGATGCTGTTATACCTACGGCAGACCACCGGATATGTGTAAGGCATTTATATGCCAATTTTCGGGATAAAGGGTTTAGGGGGGTGGCATTGAAGGAATTATTGTGGGCTGCAGCATCGTCTTACACTGATATTGAGTTCAGACATCACATGGAAGAGATTAAGAAGTTGAATCTTGCGGCCTTCGAGTATCTAGACAAGATTGACCCCAGTGGATGGTCAAGATCATGGTTCAGTGACTATCCAAAGTGCGACCTTCTTGTCAACATGTCTGAGTGTTTCAACTCATATATCCTCAAGGCTCGTGACAAGTTGATTTTGACAATGTtggagatgattaggaagcaACTTCAAAGAAGGTATCAAGTAAAAAGAGACGGCATTAAAACTTTGAAGGGAAAGTTGTGCCCTAGAATTGTTAACAAGCTTGAGGCAATTGGGGAAGAGGCAACAAACTGTCTTTCCCATTATGCTGGTGATGACCTCTTTGAAGTAGAGTAG
- the LOC133856712 gene encoding auxin-responsive protein SAUR32-like, producing MQEDKKMKVKKGWLAVQVGSEDEDGECQRFVIPISFLYHPLFKRLLEKAHEVYGYHTTGPLRLPCSVDDFLHLRWRIEKESNHHPGALSFHSC from the coding sequence ATGCAGGAGGACAAGAAGATGAAGGTGAAGAAAGGATGGCTCGCAGTTCAAGTGGGGTCGGAGGACGAAGACGGCGAGTGCCAGCGTTTTGTGATTCCCATATCCTTTCTCTACCATCCTTTGTTCAAGAGGCTTTTGGAAAAAGCTCACGAGGTTTATGGCTACCACACCACCGGCCCTCTTAGGCTGCCATGCTCGGTGGACGATTTTCTCCATCTCCGATGGCGGATTGAGAAAGAGTCCAACCATCATCCTGGTGCTTTGTCCTTCCACTCTTGTTGA